Proteins from a single region of Fusobacterium gonidiaformans ATCC 25563:
- a CDS encoding type I restriction endonuclease subunit R — translation MLQAFTEANYENSIIQLFQSMGYQYVYGPDIERDFESPLFEEVLMDQLHMINPKAPLEAIQSALFKIKNFENGELIEKNNLFMEFLQNGIEVSYLEQGEQYSTQIYLVDYKHIEKNSFIVANQWTFIENSNKRPDIVLFLNGIPVVLMELKSPSREEVDSSEAYSQLRNYMHEIPSMFIYNCICVMSDQLISKAGTITSDETRFMEWKTKDGSYENTRYAQFDTFFEGIFTKDRFLDILKNFICFSNIEGKKIKILAGYHQYFAVKKAIESTRRAVETDGKGGVFWHTQGSGKSLSMVFYSHLLQEALESPTIVVLTDRNDLDNQLYQQFVNCKDFLRQTPEQAKSREDLKSLLAGRKVNGIIFTTMQKFEESEEALSERRNIIVIADEAHRGQYGLSEKIKMTKNDEGEEVAKKVIGTARIIRNSLPNATYIGFTGTPISSKDRSTREVFGEYIDIYDMTQAVEDGATRPVYYESRVVHLKLDEETLKLIDQEYEIMSQDADLEVIEKSKRELGQMEVILGNEKTIDSLVQDILNHYESYRQHELTGKVMIVAYSRSIAMKIYRRILEIHSHWTEKVAVVMTESNKDPEEWREIIGNKHHRAELAKKFKDNSSPLKIAIVVDMWLTGFDIPSLSTMYIYKPMSGHNLMQAIARVNRVFKEKVGGLVVDYIGIASALKTAMNDYTIRDRKNYGDQDISKVAYPKFLEKLSVCQDLFHGYEYTKFSTGNDLQRAKVISGAVNFMLDIRKKQKKESFLKEALLLQQSLSLCSSLVGESQRYEASFFEAVRVLIIKLMNTGAGKKISLKEMNERISSLLKQSIKSEGVINLFDGIEKEFSIFDPHFLEEISKMKEKNLALELLKKLISEQVKIYTRSNVVKSEKFSEMIQQTMNRYLNGMLTNEEVVQELLKLAKEIQEAQEAGKELGLSSEELAFYDALSKPQAVKDADTNKELIALTKELTESLRKNRTVDWQKKESARAKMRMMIKKLLKKYKYPPEGAEDALRIVMIQCELWTDNSVFHEKPEKEIYAERFMLEWQREYRMVAEETMK, via the coding sequence ATGTTACAAGCATTTACCGAAGCAAATTATGAAAACTCTATCATACAGCTTTTCCAAAGTATGGGATATCAATATGTCTATGGTCCTGATATTGAAAGAGATTTTGAATCTCCATTATTTGAAGAAGTTTTGATGGATCAACTTCATATGATAAATCCTAAAGCTCCTTTGGAAGCAATTCAAAGTGCCTTATTTAAAATCAAGAATTTTGAAAATGGAGAGTTAATAGAAAAGAATAATCTTTTTATGGAATTCTTACAAAATGGAATAGAAGTTAGTTATTTAGAACAAGGAGAACAATACTCTACACAAATCTATTTAGTAGATTATAAACATATTGAGAAGAATTCTTTTATTGTAGCTAATCAATGGACTTTCATTGAAAATAGCAATAAGAGACCGGACATTGTTTTGTTCTTGAATGGAATTCCTGTTGTATTAATGGAACTAAAGTCTCCTTCTCGTGAGGAAGTTGATTCTTCGGAAGCTTATAGTCAATTACGAAATTATATGCATGAAATACCATCTATGTTTATTTATAATTGTATTTGTGTGATGAGTGATCAATTGATTTCAAAGGCAGGAACGATTACCTCTGATGAAACAAGATTTATGGAATGGAAAACAAAAGATGGAAGCTATGAAAATACCAGATATGCACAATTTGATACTTTTTTTGAAGGAATTTTCACAAAGGATAGATTTTTAGATATTCTAAAAAATTTCATTTGTTTTTCCAATATAGAAGGTAAAAAAATTAAAATTTTGGCGGGATATCATCAGTATTTTGCAGTAAAGAAAGCAATTGAATCAACAAGAAGAGCAGTAGAAACAGATGGGAAAGGTGGAGTGTTTTGGCATACACAAGGAAGTGGGAAATCTTTGTCTATGGTTTTCTATTCTCATTTATTACAGGAAGCTTTAGAGAGTCCGACAATTGTTGTCTTGACAGACCGAAATGATTTGGATAATCAGTTATATCAACAATTTGTAAATTGCAAAGATTTTTTAAGGCAAACTCCGGAACAAGCAAAGAGTCGAGAAGACTTAAAATCATTATTGGCTGGAAGAAAAGTAAATGGAATTATTTTTACAACCATGCAAAAATTTGAAGAATCAGAGGAAGCATTATCTGAAAGAAGAAACATTATAGTGATTGCAGATGAAGCTCATCGTGGGCAATATGGACTTTCTGAAAAAATAAAAATGACAAAAAATGATGAGGGAGAAGAAGTTGCTAAAAAAGTAATAGGAACAGCAAGAATAATACGAAATAGTTTACCAAATGCTACTTATATCGGTTTTACAGGAACTCCTATTTCTTCAAAAGACAGAAGTACAAGGGAAGTTTTTGGAGAATATATTGATATTTATGATATGACACAAGCTGTAGAAGATGGAGCCACAAGACCTGTATATTATGAAAGTAGGGTTGTTCATTTAAAATTAGATGAGGAAACTTTGAAACTGATTGATCAAGAATATGAAATAATGTCTCAAGATGCCGATTTGGAAGTCATTGAGAAAAGTAAACGAGAACTTGGGCAAATGGAAGTAATTCTTGGAAATGAAAAAACAATTGACTCTCTAGTTCAAGATATTTTAAATCATTATGAAAGTTATCGTCAACATGAGCTAACAGGGAAAGTTATGATTGTTGCTTATTCACGTTCTATTGCTATGAAAATATATCGACGAATTTTAGAAATACATTCTCATTGGACTGAAAAAGTGGCAGTTGTTATGACAGAAAGTAATAAGGATCCGGAAGAATGGAGAGAAATTATAGGAAATAAACATCACCGAGCAGAATTGGCAAAAAAATTTAAGGATAATAGTAGCCCTTTAAAAATAGCTATTGTGGTTGATATGTGGCTGACAGGATTTGATATTCCTTCCCTATCAACCATGTATATTTATAAACCTATGTCAGGACATAATTTAATGCAAGCAATTGCAAGAGTAAATAGAGTGTTCAAAGAAAAAGTTGGAGGACTGGTTGTAGATTATATTGGAATTGCTTCTGCTTTAAAGACAGCGATGAATGACTATACAATACGGGATCGAAAAAATTATGGAGATCAAGATATTTCTAAAGTAGCTTATCCAAAGTTTTTAGAGAAATTATCTGTTTGTCAGGATTTATTTCATGGATATGAATATACAAAGTTTTCTACAGGAAATGATTTGCAAAGAGCGAAAGTCATTAGTGGAGCAGTTAATTTTATGTTGGATATTCGAAAGAAACAAAAGAAAGAAAGCTTTTTAAAAGAAGCTTTGTTATTACAGCAATCTTTATCTCTATGCTCTTCTTTGGTAGGAGAATCTCAAAGATATGAAGCCTCTTTTTTTGAGGCTGTGAGGGTGTTAATTATCAAATTGATGAATACTGGAGCCGGTAAGAAAATTTCTTTGAAAGAAATGAATGAAAGAATTAGCTCTCTACTGAAGCAAAGTATAAAAAGCGAGGGAGTTATTAATTTATTTGATGGAATCGAAAAAGAATTTTCTATTTTTGATCCTCATTTTTTGGAAGAAATCTCCAAAATGAAAGAAAAAAATCTAGCTTTAGAATTGTTAAAAAAGTTGATTTCGGAGCAGGTAAAAATTTATACTAGAAGTAATGTGGTAAAATCAGAAAAATTTAGTGAGATGATTCAACAGACTATGAATCGGTATTTAAATGGGATGTTGACGAACGAAGAAGTTGTTCAGGAACTTTTAAAATTAGCAAAAGAGATTCAAGAGGCTCAAGAGGCAGGGAAAGAATTAGGACTTTCTTCTGAAGAACTTGCGTTTTATGATGCACTAAGCAAACCACAAGCAGTTAAGGATGCAGATACTAATAAAGAGTTGATTGCATTGACAAAAGAATTAACGGAGAGTTTAAGAAAAAATAGAACGGTGGATTGGCAAAAAAAAGAGTCAGCTCGTGCAAAGATGAGGATGATGATTAAAAAATTATTAAAAAAATATAAATACCCTCCTGAAGGAGCAGAGGATGCTTTGAGGATCGTTATGATACAATGTGAATTGTGGACAGACAACTCTGTTTTTCATGAAAAACCGGAAAAAGAAATATATGCAGAAAGATTTATGTTGGAATGGCAAAGGGAATATCGTATGGTGGCCGAGGAAACTATGAAATAA